The Spirochaetaceae bacterium DNA segment TTCTGGCGGCGCTTCCACGGCCCGTTCTACGGCTTCGAGCACGTCGAGCTGGCCCGCAACCACACCGACGAGGCGCACGTCGGCCAGCACTACGCGCTGTGGATGGAAGACCACGGGCTGACCGGCTGGCGCGACTACTTCCGCCCGCCCACCGGCACCAACGACCGCCAGCAGCGCACCTGGGAGATCCCCGAACGCTACCACTACGGGACCTGGATCGCCGAACGCTCCTGCGACCTGCTGCAGGGTTACGCGCAGAGCGGGGAGCGGTTCTTCCTGTGGGCCAGCTTCTTCGACCCGCACCCCAAGTACCTCGTTCCCGAGCCGTGGGACCGGATGTACGACCCGGGCGCGGTGACCGTGCCGGCGATGGTGCCCGGTGAGCACGACGCCAACCCGCCGCACTTCCGGCTCACCCAGACCGCGGATCCCGATTTCTCACCGTGGCGGGAGAGCGGCCGCGGCCTGCACGGCTTCACATCGCACCTGCACGACCGGGAGGAACTGGCCAGGGACATCGCCTGCTACTACGGGATGGTGAGCCTGATGGACCGCCAGATTGGACGCATCCTGGACCGCCTGGACGAGCTCGGACTGGCCGGCGACACGCTGGTGGTGTTCACCTCCGACCACGGCCACCTGTTCGGCCAGCACGGCCTCACCGCCAAGGGCCCGTTCCACTACGAGGACCTGGTGCGGGTGCCGCTGATCGTGGCGCAGCCGGGCCGCGTCCCGGCCGGCCGCCGCTCCCCCGCCCTGCAATCGCTGGTCGACTTCGCGCCGTCGTTCCTGTCGGCGGCCGGGATTCCCGTCCCGACCGCGATGACCGGCGTAGACCAGACAGACGTCTGGTACGGCGAACGAGAGAGCCTGCGCGACCACGTCCTGGTCGAGAACCGCCACGAGCCCACCACCATCCACCTGCGCACCTTCATCGACGAGCGCTACAAGCTGACCGTCTACTACAACCGCGACTACGGCGAGCTGTTCGACCTGGCCGCCGACCCGCACGAGGTCCGCAACCTGTGGAACGTACCGGCGGCGCGCGAACTGAAGAACGACCTGATCCGCAAGCTGCTGCACGCGGAGCTGGGCCGGGAACCGCTGCCGATGCCGCGCATCGCCGGCGCGTAGACCGCTCCGGTATCCGGCGCGGCGCCGTCAGCCATCGCCGCCGTACACGTCGCGGGCGCGCTGTTCGCTGACCAGGCCCTCTTCCACGTCGTGCTCTACCGCCCCGGCGGGGCGCTGTTTCGGGTCACCCCAGCCACCGCCACCGGGGGTCTCGACGCAGAACAGGTCGCCCCGGCCCAGCTCCGCCACCACCTTGGTCGGCACCTCGCGTACGCTGCCGTCCGGCGAAGTGACGTAGGCGTGCGCCCCGGCGGCGTGGTGCCCGCCGTCCAGGCCCCAGGGCGTGAAGCGGCGGCGGTCGGAGCCCATGCTGACCACGGTGCGCTCGGCCAGGCAGCGCAGCTCGCGCATCATGCCGCAGCCGCCGCGGAAGGTGCCGGCGCCCTCGGTGTTGGGCAGCAGGCCGTAGCGCACCACCTCCAGCGGGTAGGTGCTCTCGATCACCTCCACGGCGGCGTTGCGGGTATTGGTCAGGTGCGTGTGCACGCCGTCGTCGCCGTCCAGGTCGTGGCAAGCGCCCTGGCCGCCGGCGTAGGTCTCCACGTAGTTGTAGTAGATCCCCTCGCTGGGCCCGGGGCGGCTGTCGATGCCGCCGATGTTGATCAGATTCATCTCGCCGCTGCAGGCGGCGCACACCCGCTCCGGCACGCACTGCGCGAGCGCGCCCATCAGCACGTCCACCACGCGCTGATCGGTGAGGATGTTGGCTTGGCCGATCGCCGCCGGATAGGCCGCCTGCAGGATGCTGCCCTCGGGAGCGTGCACGTGAATCGGGCGGTAGGAGCCGGCGCAAGTGGGCAGGTCGGGGTCGATCACCGCCTTGCAGGTGTAGTAGACCGCGGCCTGTGCGGCACTGATGCGCGCGTTGAGCGGGCCGAGCACCTGCCGGCTGCTGCCGGTGAAGTTGGCGGTCAGCTCGTCGCCGGTGATGCGCACTTCCACGGCGATCTTCACCGGTTCGTCGGTCACGCCGTCGTCGTCCAGGAAATCCTCGAACCGGTAGGTGCCGTCCGGCAGTTCCGCGATGCCGGCGCGCATGCAGCGCTCGGCGTGGTCGAGAATCTCCTCCATGTACCGTACCACCTCGCCGGCGTCGACGTGCTCAAGGAGCTCGGCGACCCGCTGCTCGGCCTTCCTGGCCACCGCGTACTGGGCCATCAGGTCGCCGCGCACCTCGTACTCGGTGCGCACGTTCTGCTCGATCAGGCGCAGCAGGTTGTCGTCGAAGCGCCCCTCCCGTACCAGCGGCAGCGGCGGGATTTGCAGCCCCTCCTGGTAGATCTCGGTGACGCCGAACGGCATGCTGCCGGGCGCGTAGCCGCCCATGTCGACGTGGTGGGCGGTGGAGGCGGCGAGCGCGACCGGCTGTCCGTCGTGAAAGATCGGCGACACCAGCGACAGGTCGGGCAGATGGCCCGGCCCCTCCGGATACGGCAGATTGGTGCCGTAGACATCGCCGGGCCGCATCTGCTGCACCGGGTAGCGCGCCAGGACGGCGCGGATCACGCCCGGCATCACGCCCAGGTGCAGCGGTGTGCCCACCTCGGCCTGCGCCACGATCTCGCCGTTCGGCAGCGCCAGCGCCGCCGAGCAGTCGCGGCGGTCCTTGATGTTGGTGGAGTGGCTGGCGCGCACCAGCGCCGCGCAGCACTCCTCGGCGATCCCCTTCCAGCGGTTGCGCATGATCTCCAGCGTTACCGGATCGATGCGCCGCGGCGCGCTCACGAGGCGCGCTCCATCGGGCCGAGCACGAGGTGGCCGTGGCCATCCACCTCCAAGCGCTGGCCCGGCCACAGCGCCGTGGTGGCGTCAAGTTGCTCGATGATCGCCGGACCGGTCAGCACCGCTCCCGCGGCCAGCGCGTCCCGGTGGTAGATCGGCGTCTCGCGGCGCCGGCCCCCAAAGACCGCCTGCCGCGCCGCCGCCGGCTCCGGGCTGCTGGTCGCGGACGGTACAGTTGGCAGCTGCAACGGCTGCAGGTCGACCTCGACCGACACCCAGGCGCTGTGCGTCTCGACCGGATGATCGCGACGGGCGTAGCCGTACGTGCGCTCGTGCTCGGCGTGAAACTGCTCGGCGATCCGGTCCAACTCGAGCGGGCCCGATGCCACCGCCACCGGCAGCTCATAGCGCTGGCCCAGGTAGCGCTGGCCGAGGGCACGCGCCAGGCGCACCCCCCCGGCGCCGTTGGCGGACCACCGCAGCCGCTCGCGCGCGCTCCGCTCCAGCTCCTTGAACACCTCGTCCAACTCGGTGGCGCTGGTGCGGTCCAACCGGCGCACGAATGTGGCCAGGCGGTCCTCGCGCAGGTTGGTCATCAGCAGACCGCCGGCGGAATTCACGCCTGGCGCGAGTGGCACGACGGTGCGTTCGATGCCTAGTTCGGCGGCCAGTTCGGCGCCGTGCAGCGGGCCGGCGCCGCCGAATGGGCACAAGACGAACTCGCGCGGGTCATGTCCCCGTTCCACGGTCAGCTTGCCGATTGCCGCGGTCATCGCCGCGTTGACCACCCGGATCATCCCTTCGGCGGCCTGCTCCACGCTCAACCCCAGCGGCGCGGCCAGCCGGTCGTGAATGGCGCGCCGCGCCGCCTCCCGATCGACCGTCATGCCGCCGCCGAGCAGCGACTCCTCCCCCAGCCGCCCCAGCACCAGGTTGGCGTCGGTCACGGTCGGCTCGCTGCCTCCCGTGCCGTAGCACGCCGGTCCCGGCGCGGCGCCCGCCGACCGCGGGCCGACGCGCAACGCGCCGCCGGCATCGATCCAGCCGACGCTGCCGCCGCCCGCGCCCACCGAGTGGATGTCCAGCATCGGTACGCTGATCGCCAGACCGCCCATCTCGGTGTCGCGAGCGAACGCCACTTCGCCCTCGTGTACCACTCCGACATCGAAGCTCGTGCCGCCCATATCCGCGGTAATCAGGTTGCGGCAACCCTCGGCCGAGCGGGCGGTGGCGGCGCCTGCCACGATGCCGCCCGCGGGCCCCGACATTACCGTCTCCACCGCGCGGCGGCCGGCGGAGCGCGCCGACATTACGCCGCCGCTCGATTTCATGACGAACAACGGTGCCGCGATGCCCTGGTCCGCCAGCCCTTGCTCGAGCCGTTCCAGGTAGCGCCCGACCACCGGCTGCACGAATGCGTTCATGACGCAGGTGCTGAATCGCTCGTACTCGCCCTGCTCGCCGGACAACTCGTGCGAAAGACACACCACGGCACCCGGCAGGTGTTCGGCTAGCACCCGGCCCGCCTCGCGCTCGTGTGCCGGGTTGACGTGGCTGTGCAGCAAGCCCACCGCCACCGCCTCGACCCGCTCCCGATGCAACCGGTCGATCACGTCGTTGAGCTGCTCGCGGTCGACCGGGGTCTGCACACTGCCGTCGTAGCGCACGCGTTCGCGCAACTCGAAACGTAGCGCGCGCG contains these protein-coding regions:
- a CDS encoding hydantoinase/oxoprolinase family protein; this encodes MIRIGIDTGGTFTDLVAFDPEGGRLAFHKVASTPDDPARAIVRGADEIVARVGAPPDQVELLIHGTTVATNAVLQRAGARVALITTAGFRDVLQIQRQDRPRLYDLRGRRTRPLVPRALRFELRERVRYDGSVQTPVDREQLNDVIDRLHRERVEAVAVGLLHSHVNPAHEREAGRVLAEHLPGAVVCLSHELSGEQGEYERFSTCVMNAFVQPVVGRYLERLEQGLADQGIAAPLFVMKSSGGVMSARSAGRRAVETVMSGPAGGIVAGAATARSAEGCRNLITADMGGTSFDVGVVHEGEVAFARDTEMGGLAISVPMLDIHSVGAGGGSVGWIDAGGALRVGPRSAGAAPGPACYGTGGSEPTVTDANLVLGRLGEESLLGGGMTVDREAARRAIHDRLAAPLGLSVEQAAEGMIRVVNAAMTAAIGKLTVERGHDPREFVLCPFGGAGPLHGAELAAELGIERTVVPLAPGVNSAGGLLMTNLREDRLATFVRRLDRTSATELDEVFKELERSARERLRWSANGAGGVRLARALGQRYLGQRYELPVAVASGPLELDRIAEQFHAEHERTYGYARRDHPVETHSAWVSVEVDLQPLQLPTVPSATSSPEPAAARQAVFGGRRRETPIYHRDALAAGAVLTGPAIIEQLDATTALWPGQRLEVDGHGHLVLGPMERAS
- a CDS encoding sulfatase-like hydrolase/transferase; this translates as MTARARNILLITSDQQHWNTLGCRNGEIRTPNLDRLAAQGTLFSRAYCPNPTCTPTRASIITGKYPSQHGAWSLGTKLLESEHTVGEDLQAAGVRTALVGKAHFQPLAGTAEFPSLEAYPTLQDLAFWRRFHGPFYGFEHVELARNHTDEAHVGQHYALWMEDHGLTGWRDYFRPPTGTNDRQQRTWEIPERYHYGTWIAERSCDLLQGYAQSGERFFLWASFFDPHPKYLVPEPWDRMYDPGAVTVPAMVPGEHDANPPHFRLTQTADPDFSPWRESGRGLHGFTSHLHDREELARDIACYYGMVSLMDRQIGRILDRLDELGLAGDTLVVFTSDHGHLFGQHGLTAKGPFHYEDLVRVPLIVAQPGRVPAGRRSPALQSLVDFAPSFLSAAGIPVPTAMTGVDQTDVWYGERESLRDHVLVENRHEPTTIHLRTFIDERYKLTVYYNRDYGELFDLAADPHEVRNLWNVPAARELKNDLIRKLLHAELGREPLPMPRIAGA
- a CDS encoding hydantoinase B/oxoprolinase family protein — its product is MSAPRRIDPVTLEIMRNRWKGIAEECCAALVRASHSTNIKDRRDCSAALALPNGEIVAQAEVGTPLHLGVMPGVIRAVLARYPVQQMRPGDVYGTNLPYPEGPGHLPDLSLVSPIFHDGQPVALAASTAHHVDMGGYAPGSMPFGVTEIYQEGLQIPPLPLVREGRFDDNLLRLIEQNVRTEYEVRGDLMAQYAVARKAEQRVAELLEHVDAGEVVRYMEEILDHAERCMRAGIAELPDGTYRFEDFLDDDGVTDEPVKIAVEVRITGDELTANFTGSSRQVLGPLNARISAAQAAVYYTCKAVIDPDLPTCAGSYRPIHVHAPEGSILQAAYPAAIGQANILTDQRVVDVLMGALAQCVPERVCAACSGEMNLINIGGIDSRPGPSEGIYYNYVETYAGGQGACHDLDGDDGVHTHLTNTRNAAVEVIESTYPLEVVRYGLLPNTEGAGTFRGGCGMMRELRCLAERTVVSMGSDRRRFTPWGLDGGHHAAGAHAYVTSPDGSVREVPTKVVAELGRGDLFCVETPGGGGWGDPKQRPAGAVEHDVEEGLVSEQRARDVYGGDG